In Spinacia oleracea cultivar Varoflay chromosome 5, BTI_SOV_V1, whole genome shotgun sequence, a single window of DNA contains:
- the LOC110778457 gene encoding protein MALE DISCOVERER 1 — protein sequence MFFVAPLLQRFVEQAMGARWRTSKLQLTCFVVLILGLGFRGSSSLNLEGSTLLKFKTRIDSDPYNSLANWNSEDGNPCNWKGVHCVDGKVHMLDMSGLSLGGTLTPELGYLDNLRALILRANHLSGAIPVEFGCLAKLEVLDLSGNYLTGLVPAEIANMESMKRLILSDNNFKGTIPPELEEHSQLSELQFDEYLASVTNRKFGQRSKVSVESCRGHGSQQIGNLETSYKPNTLQNAEVLVPVTRRKLSEESNLEALPSKNSPVSQGTSEPILRSSGSYPAVMKGKSQSQAPSSVHSDSDPQQEKVPAQPAQSRANTGKLSQKVWLFLAIGLGVLFLLAVAAAMYFMWRNRCSKPIGPFKTGISGQLQKAFVTGVPKLNRSELETACEDFSNIIATFEAFIIYKGTLSSGVEIAVASTLVKSSTDWSDKAELEYRKKIETLSRVNHKNYVNLLGYCEENEPFTRMMVLEYAPSGSLFEHLHVKEVEHLDWNARVRAIMGAAYCLQYMHHDLNPPVAHKDLRSSAIYLTDDYAAKLVEKPFDILPEAKVSGGESSKPAESTKTADLRQNVYEFGILLLETITGRLPDSENQLVDWAMKYLNDRESNKDLIDPILKSVKTNELDVICDVILQCIRPEHTRRPTMKEVTAKLRQAIPITPDAAVPRLSPLWWAELEILSVEAS from the exons ATGTTCTTTGTAGCCCCACTGCTCCAGCGTTTTGTTGAGCAAGCGATGGGTGCAAGATGGAGGACTTCTAAGCTTCAGTTAACCTGTTTTGtggttttgattcttggtttggGGTTTCGAGGATCATCATCACTCAATCTTGAAG GTTCAACTTTACTGAAATTTAAGACTAGAATAGACTCAGATCCTTATAATTCTCTTGCAAATTGGAATTCTGAAGATGGCAACCCATGTAACTGGAAGGGTGTCCACTGTGTCGATGGTAAAGTGCATATGCT AGACATGAGTGGACTTTCTCTTGGAGGAACTCTGACACCTGAGCTTGGGTACCTTGATAATTTAAGAGCTCT AATACTCCGCGCGAACCACCTCTCAGGTGCCATTCCAGTAGAGTTTGGATGTCTTGCCAAGCTTGAGGTACTGGATTTGAGTGGCAATTATTTGACTGGATTGGTTCCGGCAGAGATTGCAAACATGGAGTCAATGAAACGATT AATACTTAGTGACAACAACTTCAAAGGCACCATCCCTCCAGAGCTTGAGGAGCATAGCCAGCTGTCTGAGCTGCAGTTTGATGAATACCTTGCATCTGTTACCAACAGAAAATTTGGCCAACG GTCAAAAGTTTCAGTGGAATCTTGCCGTGGTCATGGAAGTCAGCAAATTGGTAATCTAGAAA CTTCATATAAGCCAAACACCCTTCAAAATGCAGAAGTTTTAGTTCCAGTTACTCGTCGTAAGTTAAGTGAAGAGTCCAATCTTGAAGCTTTACCATCTAAAAACAGCCCTGTTTCTCAAGGCACCTCTGAACCAATTTTAAGAAGTAGTGGGTCTTATCCGGCCGTAATGAAGGGGAAGAGCCAGTCCCAAGCACCATCTTCAGTTCATTCTGATTCTGACCCACAGCAGGAGAAAGTACCAGCTCAACCTGCCCAATCCCGTGCCAACACAGGAAAGCTTTCTCAGAAAGTGTGGTTGTTCCTTGCCATTGGTCTTGGAGTGTTGTTTTTGcttgctgttgctgctgctatGTATTTCATGTGGAGAAATCGATGTTCGAAGCCTATAGGCCCCTTCAAGACTGGCATTAGTGGGCAACTGCAGAAAGCATTTGTTACAG GAGTCCCTAAGCTGAATAGATCTGAGCTAGAAACAGCATGTGAAGACTTCAGCAATATTATTGCTACTTTCGAGGCTTTTATAATATACAAAGGAACCTTGTCAAGTGGAGTTGAAATTGCTGTTGCATCAACTCTAGTAAAGTCTTCAACAGATTGGTCAGATAAGGCGGAATTGGAATACCGGAAAAAG ATTGAAACATTGTCACGAGTGAATCACAAGAACTATGTCAATCTTCTTGGATATTGTGAAGAGAATGAACCTTTCACTCGAATGATGGTGCTTGAATATGCCCCAAGTGGTAGCCTTTTTGAGCATCTCCATG TTAAAGAAGTTGAGCATCTTGACTGGAATGCTAGAGTAAGGGCTATTATGGGGGCAGCTTATTGTCTCCAATACATGCACCATGACCTAAATCCTCCAGTGGCACATAAAGACTTGAGATCATCTGCAATCTATTTGACTGATGATTATGCAGCTAAG CTTGTGGAGAAGCCATTTGACATTTTACCTGAAGCCAAGGTGTCAGGCGGAGAGAGTTCAAAGCCTGCtgaatcaaccaaaactgctgATCTGCGGCAAAATGTTTATGAGTTTGGTATATTGTTGCTTGAAACCATCACAGGAAGGCTTCCAGACTCGGAAAATCAATTGGTAGATTGG GCTATGAAGTACTTGAACGACAGGGAGAGTAATAAGGACTTGATCGATCCGATACTAAAATCTGTCAAAACTAACGAGCTAGACGTCATATGTGATGTTATTCTACAGTGCATTAGACCCGAGCACACGCGTAGACCCACAATGAAGGAAGTCACAGCAAAATTGAGACAAGCCATTCCTATTACACCTGATGCTGCAGTACCGCGGCTCTCTCCCCTTTGGTGGGCTGAATTAGAAATACTGTCTGTGGAGGCATCATGA